A genomic window from Schistocerca serialis cubense isolate TAMUIC-IGC-003099 chromosome 4, iqSchSeri2.2, whole genome shotgun sequence includes:
- the LOC126474476 gene encoding uncharacterized protein LOC126474476: MEEIRVEDDSLGPQKGAARSSSQVQPCWPFRRNFSQISCWAAEGAAAETMEGLGDGDPVLGTAAGAAAVTTSGPAATPVTVLVPVRVPAAPAGSSSISRFQQPIRPAGYSNPSSSSSPAGSSSPAGSNSPAAWRRRQQQQQQQQQQRRQQQQLTR, from the exons ATGGAGGAGATAAGGGTGGAAGACGATTCATTAGGCCCGCAGAAGGGCGCAGCACGTTCCAGCTCACAGGTGCAGCCCTGCTGGCCTTTCCGGAGGAATTTCTCTCAAATTAGCTGTTGGGCTGCTGAGGGCGCAGCGGCGGAAACAATGGAGGGCCTGGGCGATGGCGACCCCG TGTTAGGAACTGCAGCAGGTGCAGCAGCAGTCACAACCAGCGGCCCAGCAGCGACGCCAGTGACAGTTCTAGTTCCAGTTCGAGTTCCAGCAGCACCAGCAGGTTCCAGCAGCATCAGCAGGTTCCAGCAGCCCATCCGCCCAGCCGGTTACAGCAACCCATCCAGTTCCAGCAGCCCAGCTGGTTCCAGCAGCCCAGCCGGCTCCAACAGCCCAGCAGCCTGGCGAcggcgccagcagcagcagcagcagcagcagcagcagcggcggcagcagcaacaGCTGACGCGGTGA